Proteins from a single region of candidate division KSB1 bacterium:
- a CDS encoding B12-binding domain-containing radical SAM protein: MAKVVLIEPRADFNGYALFRLPLLGLLYMGTILKQRGHQVTIFVESIYPAMDERTGRLDPEVEQADVVGLSGMTCTIHRAYALARKVRQRNPRARVVIGGPHASFVPEEACEVADAVVIGESDRRIVDIVESPAAAHGIVQGEPAVDLDSLPVPDLGLIKGLRELRWVPLATSRGCPYDCRFCSVTKMFGRRFRHRSPDGILAEIEQRLREGHHRFFFYDDNFGIDRHTTRQWLEEVVRRGWRLRWSAQTRVEIANDDDLLQLLARSGCYYLFIGMESVNPETLRDYRKRQTLEDIRTCVRKLHRSGIHVHGMFVLGSDADDKTTVQETVRFCDEERIDTAQFAILCPFPGTDLYRDLEAQGRILTRNWRFYDGTHVVFRPLRMTALELQRQFLWAWKKFYRAANLKAFLISRYLLRQWESLNRRFLDLLRRDLLGELDRL; encoded by the coding sequence ATGGCCAAAGTCGTGCTTATTGAGCCCCGCGCCGACTTCAACGGTTATGCCCTGTTCCGCCTACCCCTCCTTGGCCTGCTCTACATGGGGACCATCCTGAAACAGCGCGGCCACCAGGTCACGATCTTCGTGGAGAGCATCTACCCGGCCATGGACGAGAGGACGGGGCGCCTCGATCCGGAGGTGGAACAGGCCGATGTGGTAGGCCTATCGGGCATGACTTGCACCATTCACCGCGCGTACGCCCTGGCCCGGAAGGTACGACAGAGAAACCCGCGGGCGCGGGTGGTCATCGGCGGTCCTCACGCCAGTTTCGTCCCGGAAGAAGCCTGTGAGGTCGCCGACGCCGTGGTGATCGGCGAGAGCGATCGGCGGATCGTCGACATTGTGGAAAGCCCGGCCGCTGCGCACGGCATTGTCCAGGGCGAGCCTGCCGTTGACCTCGATTCCCTGCCGGTCCCGGATCTCGGGCTCATCAAAGGCCTGCGCGAGCTCCGCTGGGTCCCCCTCGCCACGTCCAGAGGCTGCCCGTACGATTGCCGCTTCTGCTCCGTCACCAAGATGTTCGGCCGCCGCTTCCGCCACCGCAGCCCGGACGGGATCCTCGCAGAGATCGAACAGAGGCTGCGCGAGGGCCATCACCGATTTTTCTTCTACGACGATAATTTCGGGATCGACCGGCACACCACCCGCCAGTGGCTGGAGGAAGTGGTGCGTCGCGGCTGGCGGCTGCGCTGGAGCGCGCAGACGAGGGTCGAAATCGCCAACGACGACGATCTCCTCCAGCTCCTGGCTCGCTCCGGCTGCTACTACCTGTTCATTGGGATGGAGTCCGTGAACCCCGAAACCCTTCGGGACTACCGCAAGAGGCAGACGCTGGAAGATATCCGAACCTGCGTGCGAAAGCTGCACCGGAGCGGCATTCACGTCCACGGGATGTTTGTCCTGGGCTCCGATGCCGACGACAAGACCACCGTGCAGGAAACGGTCCGTTTCTGCGACGAGGAACGAATCGACACCGCCCAGTTCGCCATCCTCTGTCCGTTCCCAGGCACGGACCTCTACCGCGATCTCGAGGCCCAGGGCCGAATCCTCACCCGGAACTGGCGTTTCTACGACGGGACGCACGTCGTCTTTCGCCCGTTGCGGATGACCGCCCTCGAACTGCAACGCCAATTCCTCTGGGCCTGGAAGAAATTCTACCGCGCCGCCAACCTAAAGGCCTTCTTGATCAGCCGCTACCTCCTCCGGCAATGGGAGTCCCTGAACCGCCGGTTCCTCGACCTCCTGCGCCGAGACCTGCTGGGAGAGCTGGACCGCCTGTGA
- the thiC gene encoding phosphomethylpyrimidine synthase ThiC: MTQMEAARRGTITPEMAHVARAEGASVEVIAQRVAEGKVVILKNRLSPARPVGVGQGLRTKVNANVGTSSELRDVELEVRKARVAVEAGADTVMDLSTGGPLDEVRRAVRKAVDVPLGTVPVYQAAVEVAEAKGGIVHMTADDLFRVLEKQAEDGVDFFTVHCGVTLSALERLRKQGRTLDVVSRGGSFLITWMVYHAKENPLYEQFDRLLDLARKYDVTLSLGDGMRPGSLADATDRAQIQELITLGELTKAAWEHGVQVMIEGPGHVPLDQIEMNMQLEKRLCHGAPFYVLGPLVTDVAPGYDHIVCAIGGALAAKAGADFLCYVTPAEHLRLPSVEDVREGVIVTRIAAHAADIAKGIPSAWEWDRRMSEARRRLDWHRQFELAIDGEKARRMWQEAAEPDNGACSMCGEYCAIKLVEKALGGVQLPV, translated from the coding sequence ATGACTCAGATGGAAGCGGCCCGTCGGGGGACGATTACACCGGAGATGGCGCACGTGGCTCGCGCCGAGGGGGCCTCAGTTGAGGTGATCGCGCAGCGTGTAGCGGAAGGGAAGGTGGTCATCTTGAAGAATCGCCTTTCGCCGGCACGCCCTGTCGGTGTGGGGCAGGGCCTCCGGACCAAGGTGAACGCGAACGTGGGTACGAGCTCCGAGCTTCGTGATGTCGAGCTGGAGGTCCGAAAGGCGCGGGTTGCCGTAGAGGCCGGTGCCGATACGGTCATGGACCTCAGCACGGGAGGTCCCCTGGACGAGGTCAGGCGAGCCGTCCGCAAAGCTGTAGACGTTCCTCTCGGCACCGTGCCAGTCTACCAGGCGGCGGTGGAGGTTGCCGAGGCTAAGGGCGGCATCGTTCACATGACCGCGGACGACCTCTTCCGCGTCCTGGAAAAGCAGGCGGAGGACGGCGTGGACTTCTTTACCGTCCACTGCGGGGTGACGCTCAGCGCCCTGGAGCGGCTGCGCAAGCAGGGCCGGACCCTGGACGTGGTGAGCCGGGGCGGCTCGTTCCTGATCACCTGGATGGTCTACCACGCGAAAGAAAACCCGCTTTACGAGCAGTTCGACCGCCTATTGGATCTGGCTCGGAAGTACGATGTGACCCTGAGCCTCGGGGATGGGATGCGACCCGGTTCGCTGGCCGACGCGACCGACCGGGCGCAAATCCAGGAGCTCATCACTCTGGGTGAGCTCACCAAAGCCGCCTGGGAGCACGGGGTTCAGGTGATGATCGAGGGCCCGGGGCATGTCCCACTGGATCAGATCGAGATGAACATGCAGCTGGAGAAGCGACTCTGCCATGGGGCTCCCTTTTACGTCCTTGGTCCTCTTGTGACGGACGTGGCTCCGGGCTACGATCACATCGTGTGCGCGATAGGAGGAGCCTTAGCGGCCAAGGCGGGTGCCGACTTTCTCTGCTACGTCACTCCCGCCGAGCACCTGCGCTTGCCCTCTGTGGAGGACGTGCGCGAAGGAGTGATCGTGACGCGGATCGCTGCCCACGCTGCGGATATCGCCAAAGGGATACCGTCGGCCTGGGAATGGGACCGACGCATGTCCGAAGCGCGCAGACGTCTGGATTGGCATCGCCAGTTTGAGCTGGCCATCGATGGCGAAAAGGCGCGACGGATGTGGCAAGAGGCCGCCGAGCCGGACAACGGCGCCTGCAGCATGTGCGGTGAGTACTGCGCCATCAAGCTCGTGGAGAAGGCATTGGGTGGTGTGCAGCTGCCCGTTTAG
- the pruA gene encoding L-glutamate gamma-semialdehyde dehydrogenase: protein MLEEFRNQPYTDFSRKELRQAQEEALRLVEKQFDRVYPLYIGGKDVETGVFLKSYDPSEKDQVVGTFHRASREHVDQAVSAAEKAFEEWRWVDPKERAIVLLRAAEILKRRRLEINAWMIHEVGKNWAEADADTAEAIDFLEFYAREMLRYSERQPVTPVRGEYPELVYIPLGVGAVIPPWNFPMAILTGMTSAAIVTGNTVVLKPASDSPTVGYKLVEIFREAGLPDGVLNYLPGSGGEIGDYLVQHPRIRFVAFTGSKEVGLRINELAAKPSPGQIWIKRAILEMGGKDTIIVDPSADMDAALQGVITSAFGFQGQKCSACSRLILFEDIHDRFLERLVAAAEKITIGPVKDPDNWLGPVINQASENKILHYIEIGKSEGKLVTGGGKAPGNGYFIRPTIFRDVSPGARIEQEEIFGPVLAVLKVKTFDEAIRLANATEYGLTGSLYSRDRRHIQEAKRRFHVGNLYINRKCTGALVGVHPFGGFNMSGTDSKAGGRDYLLLFLQAKSISEKVDY from the coding sequence ATGCTTGAGGAATTTCGCAACCAGCCGTACACCGATTTCTCCCGCAAGGAGCTGCGCCAGGCACAGGAGGAAGCCCTGCGGCTCGTGGAGAAGCAGTTCGACCGCGTCTATCCCCTCTACATCGGCGGCAAGGACGTGGAAACCGGCGTTTTCCTCAAGAGCTACGATCCCTCGGAAAAGGACCAGGTGGTGGGCACCTTCCACCGCGCCTCTCGGGAGCACGTCGATCAGGCTGTGAGCGCCGCCGAAAAGGCGTTCGAGGAGTGGCGCTGGGTCGATCCCAAAGAAAGGGCCATCGTGCTGCTGCGGGCCGCCGAGATTCTCAAGCGCCGCCGTCTGGAGATCAACGCCTGGATGATCCACGAGGTGGGGAAGAACTGGGCCGAAGCGGACGCCGACACGGCCGAAGCGATCGACTTCCTCGAGTTCTACGCGCGCGAGATGCTGCGCTACAGCGAGCGCCAGCCTGTTACGCCCGTGCGGGGCGAGTATCCCGAACTGGTGTACATCCCCCTCGGCGTGGGGGCGGTCATCCCTCCCTGGAATTTCCCGATGGCGATCCTGACCGGGATGACCTCGGCTGCGATCGTCACGGGCAATACGGTGGTCCTGAAGCCGGCCAGCGACTCTCCAACCGTCGGTTACAAGCTGGTCGAGATCTTCCGCGAAGCCGGTCTACCGGACGGTGTCCTCAACTACCTGCCGGGTTCCGGTGGGGAGATCGGCGACTACCTGGTCCAGCATCCCCGGATCCGCTTCGTCGCCTTCACCGGCTCCAAGGAAGTGGGGCTGCGCATCAATGAGCTTGCGGCCAAACCGTCGCCCGGTCAAATCTGGATCAAGCGTGCCATCCTCGAGATGGGCGGCAAGGACACAATCATCGTCGACCCCTCCGCGGACATGGACGCAGCTCTCCAAGGGGTCATCACCTCCGCTTTCGGCTTCCAGGGCCAGAAATGCTCGGCCTGTTCCCGCCTCATCCTCTTCGAGGACATCCACGACCGATTCCTGGAGAGGTTGGTAGCGGCGGCGGAAAAGATCACCATCGGTCCGGTCAAGGACCCGGACAATTGGCTTGGGCCGGTGATCAACCAGGCCTCAGAGAACAAGATTCTCCATTACATCGAGATCGGCAAGTCGGAGGGGAAACTGGTTACGGGCGGCGGCAAGGCCCCAGGCAACGGGTACTTTATCAGGCCCACGATCTTTAGGGACGTTTCCCCTGGTGCTCGGATTGAACAGGAGGAGATTTTCGGGCCCGTGCTGGCCGTACTCAAGGTAAAGACGTTCGACGAAGCCATCCGCTTAGCCAACGCCACGGAATACGGGCTTACGGGCTCGCTGTACTCCCGCGATCGGCGCCATATCCAGGAGGCGAAGCGGCGTTTCCACGTGGGCAATCTGTACATCAACCGGAAGTGCACGGGCGCTCTGGTAGGGGTCCATCCCTTCGGTGGCTTCAACATGTCCGGTACCGATTCCAAGGCGGGCGGGCGCGACTATCTGCTCCTCTTCTTGCAGGCCAAGTCCATCTCGGAGAAGGTGGACTACTAA
- a CDS encoding DUF2207 domain-containing protein → MKDRGRTRGRSLAAGAAWLCGRRRGALILAALAGLLPGHLCLAKDYRVDKIEVEALIRPDGSVRFTEKRVYAFRGAFSWASYELPLRGIARVESLKVWEGQTPFACDRSSRPGTFQVDTTGGVFRVKWHFGARNQTRVFFLSFVIPGLVRVHQDAAELFYNFLGAGQRKPVREVSVRIVWARAPAETTVAFWTHGCRKVTSHLAPEGVLLVRGHDVRPSEFLEVRVAFPLTCVPQLQMLPDASTLAEIRRQEADWARREQTRWQDEVARQESRRQREGHALWFLSFLTVAGVAAVVHLWLRFGKPYAVRGVGRFEGAPPAQRPPALVAYLLWGSELGPEVWLATLFDLARRGAVRFESEGLLPRDKRDARFRLRRGGLPAGELLEPWEEEVVRFLFDELAGGAEELSSEELKRLRHRLRQWFFGWRKSVIAAAEKQGWFEAESRLARNKTLGIAGALIALGLLFMVLAGWVGILPFLAGLVLFVLAFGMVRRTPQAQEEMLRWKAFARYLERVTRGEGAELPEDLRDRSWVYGLVLGIPSKRFRRLTERLFGSAEVPWLGVPPGAVVALMNTVQVVASVAGVGVGPAGGGVGGAVGRAG, encoded by the coding sequence ATGAAGGACCGGGGCCGGACAAGGGGCAGGTCATTGGCCGCGGGTGCCGCTTGGCTTTGCGGGAGGCGGCGCGGTGCCCTTATTCTGGCTGCGCTCGCCGGCCTGCTCCCGGGACACCTGTGCCTGGCCAAAGATTACCGGGTGGACAAGATCGAGGTAGAAGCGCTGATTCGACCGGACGGCAGTGTCCGATTCACCGAGAAGCGTGTTTACGCCTTCCGCGGCGCGTTCAGCTGGGCCAGCTACGAGCTGCCGCTTCGCGGGATCGCCCGCGTGGAAAGCCTCAAGGTTTGGGAGGGCCAGACCCCCTTTGCCTGCGACCGGAGCAGCCGACCGGGCACTTTTCAGGTCGACACCACAGGCGGTGTTTTCAGGGTAAAGTGGCACTTCGGTGCGCGCAACCAGACCCGGGTCTTTTTCCTCTCGTTCGTGATTCCCGGTCTGGTCCGTGTCCACCAGGATGCAGCCGAGCTTTTCTACAATTTCCTGGGCGCCGGGCAACGGAAGCCGGTTCGCGAGGTTTCGGTGAGGATTGTTTGGGCGCGCGCTCCCGCCGAGACCACGGTTGCGTTCTGGACGCACGGATGCCGCAAGGTCACGAGCCATCTTGCGCCGGAGGGTGTACTCCTGGTCCGCGGGCACGACGTGCGTCCCTCCGAGTTTCTGGAGGTGCGGGTTGCCTTTCCTCTGACCTGCGTGCCGCAACTCCAGATGCTGCCGGACGCCTCCACCCTCGCCGAGATCCGACGCCAGGAGGCCGATTGGGCCAGGAGAGAGCAGACAAGGTGGCAGGACGAAGTTGCTCGGCAAGAATCCCGTCGACAGCGTGAGGGCCACGCCCTCTGGTTCCTCTCGTTCTTGACCGTAGCCGGGGTAGCGGCGGTCGTCCATCTCTGGTTACGCTTCGGCAAGCCCTATGCTGTGCGTGGCGTCGGAAGGTTCGAAGGCGCGCCTCCTGCCCAGCGCCCGCCGGCACTTGTCGCGTACCTGCTTTGGGGCAGCGAATTGGGGCCGGAGGTTTGGCTGGCGACTTTGTTCGATCTGGCGCGCCGCGGGGCGGTTCGATTCGAGTCGGAAGGGTTGCTCCCACGGGACAAGCGGGACGCACGGTTCCGCCTACGCCGTGGCGGCCTGCCAGCGGGCGAGCTTCTGGAGCCCTGGGAGGAGGAAGTCGTGCGCTTTCTCTTCGACGAGCTGGCCGGTGGTGCAGAGGAGCTGTCTTCCGAGGAACTGAAGCGACTCCGGCATCGGCTTCGCCAGTGGTTCTTCGGCTGGCGTAAGAGCGTGATCGCCGCAGCGGAGAAACAAGGGTGGTTCGAGGCTGAGAGCCGGCTGGCTCGCAACAAGACCCTCGGCATTGCCGGCGCCCTGATAGCGCTGGGCCTGCTGTTCATGGTTCTGGCCGGCTGGGTGGGGATCTTGCCCTTCCTGGCCGGGCTCGTCCTTTTCGTGCTGGCCTTCGGCATGGTCCGCCGCACCCCCCAGGCACAGGAAGAAATGCTCCGATGGAAAGCCTTCGCCCGCTACCTGGAACGAGTTACCAGGGGCGAGGGCGCAGAGCTGCCCGAGGACCTGCGGGATCGGTCTTGGGTGTACGGCCTGGTGCTGGGTATTCCCTCCAAGCGGTTTCGCCGCCTCACGGAGCGGCTTTTTGGATCAGCGGAGGTACCCTGGCTTGGCGTTCCGCCGGGTGCAGTGGTCGCATTGATGAATACGGTCCAGGTGGTTGCTTCGGTTGCGGGGGTTGGAGTGGGGCCGGCCGGCGGAGGCGTGGGAGGGGCGGTAGGCCGAGCTGGCTAA
- a CDS encoding SatD family protein, translating into MWRILPCVVTGDLRASRRAPDRGELQNRLRTAIDRANAQFRDQLLAPFQITLGDEWQGLLVDASAAYRVAAFFRDALAPQGITVGVGEGELATDLVTDVRQMDGEAFHRSRTALEEAKRRGVAVAFRMRDPSVDPLLSGIASLIFDLYERWTPVQRERYCLLRELGTMAEVARRLSVSVAAVSQSLSSARAARVQECEDALSEFLSAWSRGAMFSLLVKR; encoded by the coding sequence ATGTGGCGGATTCTTCCGTGTGTGGTAACGGGCGACCTGCGCGCCAGCCGACGCGCCCCGGACCGCGGGGAGCTTCAGAACCGGCTGCGGACGGCCATCGATCGGGCCAACGCTCAGTTCCGCGACCAGCTTCTGGCGCCGTTTCAGATCACCCTCGGGGACGAGTGGCAAGGGCTTCTGGTCGACGCCTCCGCCGCCTACCGCGTGGCAGCCTTCTTCCGGGACGCGCTTGCGCCCCAGGGCATCACGGTGGGCGTGGGCGAGGGTGAGCTCGCCACAGACTTGGTGACCGACGTGCGGCAAATGGACGGAGAAGCCTTCCACCGCAGTCGCACAGCCCTGGAAGAGGCCAAGCGTCGGGGAGTTGCTGTGGCGTTCCGAATGCGCGATCCGTCGGTGGACCCCTTGCTCAGCGGAATCGCCAGCTTGATCTTCGACCTGTACGAGCGGTGGACACCGGTACAGCGAGAGCGCTACTGCCTCCTGAGGGAGTTAGGGACCATGGCCGAGGTGGCCAGGCGGCTCAGTGTTTCCGTGGCAGCGGTGAGTCAGAGCTTGTCCAGTGCCCGCGCCGCCCGCGTGCAGGAGTGCGAGGACGCCCTCTCCGAGTTCCTGAGCGCCTGGAGCCGGGGAGCCATGTTCTCGCTCCTGGTGAAGCGCTGA
- a CDS encoding GWxTD domain-containing protein: MRRAAWTAALSIGAWMWGMGVAGGGADLLQRADSLLAAGDTAGAYRLYQQLGRQKVPLAYRGLGLIALRWERWKEAKENFQKLLKSGADDLTAHYGLAIAYRELGARSGGVVRASHWGLAEKHFAAVLQADSSFRDVLYQLALLRRHQRRYFEAVQLGLRGWLRGSDLREAAFGLFELYDYLLAHEPPDTVEGWLLRDPTPCGRYFLGELYRRYGHLSLADSIFRSLLQREWPFPKQPILLSLARLHYAAGDPLLADEYYWQAVRTIDSDLGARFVFEDVKYILDDTEWLEYQLAAGPSQKIRFFRRLWEKRNPRPGSPDNPRIREHYRRLVLAEQAYRYDDLRLPVNNPDRTGFLRFPQTFWLNRKLNDKGLVFVRYGEPDLRATALDSELVPNESWMYHVPGLNHPLVFHFEIDEDGGPNNWRLVPVPTDDRILSSREEWDPMFTRYLRGSPMTRDELRNQMAFAARNDILVGLSHDRHTWPSGVTEFRCPLRVASFRGAEGRTDLVLFYAIDGAVRFDSLWEMGAAVYDPRWELLGSSRQLHRLSPGQAPEAIEGVQQFSLPPGPYRIGFYAEGLTTRQIAGVKLAVSLTDFARNQLLLSDLVLGSVEPQAKGTWRRGGAAIRPNPTHRFRTGEPVGVYFEIYNMKIDNEGKARYTVELCVEPETRGAGGKFGGILRFLSGRAPARVITRAERTAAARDVFECLSVEIPSEQKGRYRLSVAVQDLVAGSRDRTSSVFELR; this comes from the coding sequence TTGCGGCGGGCAGCTTGGACTGCCGCGCTGAGCATAGGCGCCTGGATGTGGGGAATGGGCGTCGCCGGCGGGGGCGCGGATCTTTTGCAACGAGCGGATAGCCTGCTTGCTGCCGGAGACACGGCGGGAGCCTATAGGCTCTATCAGCAGCTCGGCAGGCAAAAGGTTCCCCTCGCCTACCGTGGACTCGGCCTGATCGCGCTTCGCTGGGAGCGGTGGAAAGAGGCCAAGGAGAATTTCCAGAAGCTTCTGAAGTCGGGCGCGGACGACCTCACCGCTCATTACGGTCTTGCCATTGCCTATCGAGAACTCGGTGCGCGGTCGGGCGGAGTGGTTCGCGCTTCCCACTGGGGGCTCGCCGAAAAGCACTTTGCCGCCGTTCTGCAGGCGGACAGTTCGTTCCGCGACGTCCTCTACCAGCTGGCCCTGCTCCGGCGACACCAGCGGCGCTACTTCGAAGCCGTGCAATTGGGGCTCAGGGGCTGGCTACGAGGGAGTGATCTCAGGGAAGCCGCATTCGGGCTTTTTGAGCTGTACGATTACCTCCTCGCTCATGAACCTCCCGACACCGTCGAGGGGTGGTTGCTGCGGGACCCCACTCCCTGTGGCCGCTACTTCCTCGGGGAGCTCTATCGCCGGTACGGGCATCTCTCCCTGGCGGACAGCATTTTCCGCAGTCTGCTGCAACGGGAATGGCCGTTTCCCAAGCAGCCCATCTTGCTTTCTCTGGCCCGTCTGCATTACGCCGCAGGAGACCCTCTGCTGGCGGACGAATACTACTGGCAGGCGGTGCGCACCATTGACTCGGACCTGGGTGCTCGCTTCGTATTTGAGGACGTCAAGTACATCCTCGACGATACGGAATGGCTTGAATACCAGCTGGCAGCGGGTCCGAGCCAGAAAATCCGCTTCTTCCGCCGCCTATGGGAAAAACGGAATCCCCGACCCGGCAGTCCAGACAACCCACGCATCCGGGAGCACTACCGACGCCTCGTCCTGGCGGAGCAGGCCTATCGCTACGATGACCTCCGCCTCCCCGTGAACAACCCCGATCGAACAGGGTTCTTGCGTTTCCCGCAGACCTTCTGGCTCAACCGGAAGCTGAATGACAAGGGACTCGTCTTCGTCCGTTACGGGGAGCCGGATCTGCGGGCCACAGCCCTCGACTCCGAGCTCGTGCCGAATGAGTCCTGGATGTACCACGTGCCGGGCCTGAATCACCCCCTCGTTTTTCACTTTGAGATCGATGAGGACGGCGGTCCGAACAACTGGCGCCTGGTGCCTGTGCCCACCGATGATCGGATCCTCTCCAGCCGAGAGGAGTGGGACCCCATGTTCACGCGCTACCTGCGGGGATCTCCGATGACGCGCGACGAGCTCCGGAATCAGATGGCCTTTGCTGCCCGCAACGACATCCTCGTGGGCCTGAGCCACGACCGCCACACGTGGCCGAGCGGGGTTACGGAGTTCCGTTGCCCGCTCCGGGTAGCCTCCTTCCGAGGAGCCGAGGGACGCACGGACCTGGTTCTCTTCTACGCGATTGACGGCGCGGTCCGGTTTGATAGCCTTTGGGAGATGGGGGCCGCCGTCTACGACCCTCGGTGGGAGCTCCTGGGAAGCTCGCGCCAGCTGCATCGGCTTTCCCCAGGCCAAGCGCCCGAGGCGATTGAGGGCGTGCAACAATTCAGCCTTCCGCCCGGCCCCTATCGGATCGGCTTCTACGCCGAGGGATTAACTACCCGGCAGATCGCGGGGGTCAAGCTGGCAGTGTCGCTGACCGACTTCGCCCGCAACCAGCTCCTGCTCAGCGACCTTGTCTTGGGTTCCGTGGAGCCCCAGGCGAAAGGGACCTGGCGGCGGGGCGGGGCGGCTATACGGCCTAACCCAACCCACCGGTTCCGAACGGGGGAGCCTGTCGGTGTCTATTTCGAGATCTACAACATGAAGATCGACAATGAGGGGAAAGCCCGCTACACGGTGGAGCTGTGCGTGGAGCCCGAGACAAGAGGAGCGGGTGGAAAGTTTGGCGGTATCCTCCGCTTTCTTAGCGGGCGTGCGCCAGCCCGCGTGATCACGCGAGCCGAGCGGACGGCCGCCGCTCGCGACGTGTTTGAGTGCCTTTCCGTGGAGATCCCGTCGGAACAGAAGGGACGGTACCGACTCTCGGTAGCTGTGCAGGATCTTGTGGCCGGGTCACGCGACCGTACTTCTTCCGTGTTCGAGCTCCGATAG
- a CDS encoding HIT domain-containing protein yields MEYILSEKSQGCIFCEKPGLGDDRRALIVHRGKTCFVILNLFPYNNGHLMVVPFRHVPSVEDLDESERCELMALLAKSIQVLRRAMNPHGFNIGANLGTVAGAGVADHVHFHIVPRWEGDTNFMPVVGQTKVIHEALERTWEKLVPLFGEIK; encoded by the coding sequence ATGGAGTACATCCTGAGTGAAAAGAGCCAGGGGTGCATTTTCTGCGAGAAACCGGGGCTCGGGGACGACCGCCGGGCGTTAATCGTGCACCGAGGCAAGACCTGCTTCGTGATCCTGAACCTGTTTCCGTACAACAATGGGCACCTGATGGTGGTGCCCTTCCGTCACGTCCCCAGTGTGGAGGATCTGGACGAGTCCGAGCGTTGCGAGTTGATGGCGCTGCTGGCCAAGAGCATTCAAGTCCTGCGCCGGGCGATGAACCCCCACGGCTTTAACATCGGGGCCAATCTGGGCACGGTTGCCGGCGCGGGAGTGGCCGACCATGTGCACTTCCACATCGTCCCGCGCTGGGAAGGGGACACCAATTTCATGCCCGTCGTGGGACAGACGAAGGTAATTCACGAAGCCCTGGAGCGCACCTGGGAGAAACTGGTACCCCTCTTTGGGGAGATTAAGTAG
- a CDS encoding aminoglycoside phosphotransferase family protein: MGAVTETAWKEDVLAQLVARHLKTDGGLSFQPIRTGKFNRSYFVRLDGREVVLRIAPPPGTPVLFYEKDMMRQEPEIHRIVREKTRVPVAEILAWDFSRTLIESDYLLMEKLPGLPASELPLSRSVWNRALEEVGQYLRQVHAIEGPAFGYIGPHRPMEAQPSWWEAFRLMWQKLVAQIVEIGAYRPDQGAWLVEALEKRRAYFDREVSPSLLHMDIWSQNILLDASGHVTGILDWDRALYGDPEIEYAVLDYCGISEPAFWRGYGKERDRSPAARVRFWFYFLYEHQKYIVIRALRSGRWEEAMRYRDDCWRLAQQWFTQ; this comes from the coding sequence ATGGGCGCGGTAACTGAAACGGCGTGGAAGGAGGACGTACTGGCCCAGCTCGTGGCGCGCCACTTGAAGACCGACGGCGGGCTTTCCTTCCAGCCCATCCGGACGGGAAAGTTCAACCGCAGCTACTTCGTCCGGCTGGACGGGAGAGAGGTTGTGCTGCGGATTGCCCCGCCGCCGGGGACCCCCGTCCTGTTCTACGAGAAAGACATGATGCGCCAGGAGCCGGAGATTCACCGGATCGTCCGCGAGAAGACTCGCGTTCCGGTGGCCGAGATCCTTGCCTGGGATTTCTCGCGCACGCTTATCGAGAGCGACTACCTCCTGATGGAGAAACTCCCCGGCCTGCCGGCCAGTGAGTTGCCGCTTTCTCGCTCCGTCTGGAACCGTGCCCTGGAGGAGGTGGGCCAGTACCTGCGCCAGGTGCACGCCATCGAGGGACCGGCTTTCGGCTACATCGGGCCGCACAGGCCAATGGAGGCGCAGCCCAGCTGGTGGGAAGCTTTCCGGCTGATGTGGCAGAAGCTTGTCGCACAGATTGTCGAGATCGGAGCCTATAGGCCGGACCAGGGGGCGTGGCTGGTGGAAGCCCTCGAGAAGCGACGCGCCTACTTTGACCGGGAGGTGTCTCCCAGCCTCCTCCACATGGACATCTGGAGCCAGAATATCCTCCTCGATGCTTCAGGCCACGTGACGGGGATCCTGGACTGGGACCGAGCGCTTTACGGGGATCCGGAGATTGAGTACGCGGTGCTCGACTACTGCGGTATTTCTGAGCCAGCCTTCTGGCGCGGTTACGGCAAGGAGCGCGATCGGTCGCCTGCCGCGCGGGTTCGATTCTGGTTCTACTTCCTCTACGAACACCAGAAGTACATCGTGATCCGTGCTCTGCGAAGTGGCCGCTGGGAAGAGGCCATGCGTTACCGGGACGACTGCTGGAGGCTTGCCCAACAGTGGTTCACCCAATGA